Proteins encoded together in one Amblyomma americanum isolate KBUSLIRL-KWMA chromosome 1, ASM5285725v1, whole genome shotgun sequence window:
- the LOC144101104 gene encoding uncharacterized protein LOC144101104 isoform X2 has translation MTRDQIVFGTHDAKAPEKLLANSQLTLQKAELCKAAEAASAQQEVWLREQKQIDPVRRITAGSNEWLPARYKCRKCGRAHGPRKCPAFGKICRACRKKNHFAECCRTKTQIGELQRTQEDFEILSVNNMTSQADCTVKTKVESMLAELKVGTGSRANLLPFAAYAKMHPRPPLKPSSAVLRSYGANQIKDLGVVRKEVTLDERVFTQDFFIVRKEGQAILGLQACEALGQVSRQVHSVWQSSSEKFVNEVRHLFSGIGCVKRRYRMVLHDGARPVVQPARRVPLTGPEREATRGAGAHGAWRHHRQSNRTHSLGKRLLLADMLSRASSSRGSHSVCPDDLVHAESSSCSRTCCLELPAVEEAIPSAPMTWCTP, from the exons ATGACCAGAGACCAGATTGTTTTTGGCACGCATGATGCAAAGGCTCCAGAGAAGCTTCTCGCCAATAGCCAGTTAACGCTACAGAAAGCAGAACTGTGTAAGGCAGCCGAAGCAGCGTCAGCACAGCAGGAGGTGTGGCTAAGAGAACAAAAGCAAATTGATCCTGTGCGCAGGATCACAGCCGGTTCTAATGAGTGGCTGCCAGCGCGCTATAAATGCCGGAAGTGCGGAAGGGCGCATGGCCCACGAAAATGTCCAGCGTTTGGCAAAATTTGTCGGGCGTGTCGAAAGAAGAATCACTTTGCCGAATGCTGCAGAACGAAAACTCAAATTGGCGAGTTGCAAAGAACTCAAGAAGATTTTGAAATACTCTCAGTGAATAACATGACTAGCCAGGCAGACTGTACAGTGAAGACAAAGGTCGAAAGTATGCTCGCCGAGCTCAAAGTTGGCACGGGGTCTCGGGCTAATCTGCTGCCGTTTGCCGCTTACGCAAAGATGCACCCCAGGCCGCCGTTAAAGCCCAGCAGTGCAGTGCTGCGATCCTACGGTGCAAACCAGATCAAGGACCTCGGAGTCGTACGAAAGGAAGTGACGCTAGATGAGCGTGTTTTCACACAGGATTTCTTCattgttcgcaaggaaggccaaGCAATCCTCGGTTTGCAGGCGTGCGAGGCCCTTGGTCAGGTATCCCGACAAGTCCACAGCGTATGGCAAAGCAGTTCGGAAAAATTTGTAAACGAAGTTCGCCACCTCTTTTCTGGTATAGGCTGTGTGAAGCGCCGCTACCGCATGGTTCTTCATGACGGTGCACGCCCAGTCGTCCAGCCGGCGCGACGTGTACCACTGACTGGTCCAGAAAGAGAAGCTACGAGAGGAGCTGGAGCGCATGGAGCGTGGAGGCATCATCGCCAGAGTAACCGAACCCACAGTCTGG GAAAGCGGCTCCTGCTCGCGGACATGCTGTCTCGAGCTTCCAGCAGTCGAGGAAGCCATTCCGTCTGCCCCGATGACTTGGTGCACGCC